A section of the Macadamia integrifolia cultivar HAES 741 chromosome 9, SCU_Mint_v3, whole genome shotgun sequence genome encodes:
- the LOC122089513 gene encoding peroxiredoxin-2E-2, chloroplastic-like yields the protein LLIFCNRKSRIVRAYLHVDGNNSSSPPPQSQLCQHLHSSLSSDQAIAVTASLTMARMISSPSPTSFSTTPRFTPKTLSSNFSFASPLRLSLRSSPLRCAPTSVHKTLISASISVGDKLPESTFSYFVSGEEELQTITVSELTVGKKVILFAVPGAFTPTCSQKHLPGFVEKSGELKSKGVDTIACISVNDAFVMKAWKEDLKIGDEVLLLSDGNGTFTKAIGTELDLSDKPVGLGVRSRRYAFLVDDGVVKVLNLEEGGAFTMSGAEDMLKAL from the coding sequence ttattaatattttgCAACCGAAAGTCAAGGATCGTGCGTGCCTACCTCCACGTCGACGGCAACAACTCCTCGTCTCCTCCGCCTCAATCCCAACTGTGCCAacatcttcactcttcactctcGTCTGACCAAGCAATTGCGGTCACAGCTTCTCTAACCATGGCGAGGATGATTTCATCTCCCTCACCCACATCTTTTTCGACCACACCTCGTTTCACGCCCAAGACCCTCTCTTCAAATTTCTCCTTCGCCTCTCCTCTCCGTCTCAGTCTCCGATCCTCACCTCTCAGATGCGCCCCCACTTCCGTCCACAAAACCCTCATTTCCGCTTCCATTTCAGTCGGCGACAAACTCCCAGAATCCACCTTTTCTTACTTCGTCTCCGGTGAAGAAGAACTCCAAACCATCACAGTCTCGGAACTCACAGTGGGCAAGAAAGTCATATTGTTTGCTGTCCCTGGAGCTTTTACTCCtacttgttctcagaaacacctTCCTGGGTTCGTCGAGAAGTCCGGTGAATTGAAGTCGAAGGGTGTCGATACCATCGCTTGTATTTCGGTGAACGATGCTTTTGTGATGAAGGCTTGGAAAGAGGATTTGAAGATTGGGGATGAGGTTTTGTTGCTTTCTGATGGGAATGGAACGTTCACGAAGGCGATTGGGACTGAGCTTGACCTTAGTGATAAGCCTGTTGGGTTGGGAGTGCGGTCCAGGAGGTATGCTTTTCTTGTGGATGATGGGGTTGTGAAAGTTTTGAATTTGGAGGAGGGTGGTGCTTTTACGATGAGCGGTGCTGAGGATATGCTTAAGGCTCTCTGA
- the LOC122089838 gene encoding enolase 1 has protein sequence MATIQLIKARQIFDSRGNPTVEADVFLSDGTLARAAVPSGASTGIYEALELRDGGSDYLGKGVSKAVENVNTIIGPALVGKDPTEQTSIDNYMVQTLDGTTNEWGWCKQKVGANAILAVSLAVCKAGASVKKIPLYKHIANLAGNKTLVLPVPAFNVINGGSHAGNKLAMQEFMILPVGASSFKEAMKMGAEVYHHLKAVIKKKYGQDATNVGDEGGFAPNIQENKEGLELLKTAIAKAGYTGKVVIGMDVAASEFYGSDKTYDLNSKEENNDGSQKISGDALKDLYKSFVAEYPIVSIEDPFDQDDWEHYAKLTREIGDKVQIVGDDLLVTNPKRVEKAIKEKACNALLLKVNQIGSVTESIEAVKMSKRADWGVMASHRSGETEDTFIADLSVGLATGQIKTGAPCRSERLAKYNQLLRIEEELGSEAIYAGPNFRRPVEPY, from the exons ATGGCGACGATTCAGCTCATCAAAGCAAGACAAATCTTCGACAGCCGTGGAAATCCAACAGTCGAG GCGGATGTTTTTCTATCAGATGGAACCTTAGCTAGAGCCGCAGTTCCTAGTGGCGCATCGACCG GAATTTATGAAGCGCTTGAACTACGAGACGGAGGGTCAGATTACTTAGGAAAAGGTGTTTCGAAG GCTGTTGAGAATGTCAACACCATTATTGGTCCGGCTTTGGTTGGAAAG GACCCAACTGAACAAACTAGTATTGATAACTACATGGTGCAAACGCTTGATGGAACAACTAATGAATGGGGTTGGTGCAAGCAGAAG GTTGGAGCAAATGCAATATTGGCAGTTTCTCTTGCTGTCTGCAAAGCGGGGGCTAGTGTTAAGAAGATACCACTTTACAAG CATATTGCCAACCTTGCTGGTAACAAGACCCTGGTGCTACCAGTTCCTGCTTTCAATGTCATCAATGGAGGATCACATGCGGGAAACAAACTTGCCATGCAG GAGTTCATGATCCTACCTGTAGGAGCTTCCTCTTTCAAAGAGGCCATGAAGATGGGAGCGGAAGTATATCACCATTTGAAG GCTGTGATAAAGAAGAAATATGGCCAAGACGCAACAAATGTTGGTGATGAAGGTGGCTTTGCCCCGAACATTCAG GAGAACAAGGAGGGACTTGAGTTGCTAAAGACAGCTATTGCTAAAGCTGGTTACACTGGAAAA GTGGTTATTGGAATGGATGTTGCTGCTTCTGAGTTCTATGGATCAGACAAAACATATGACCTGAACTCCAAAGaagag AACAATGATGGATCACAAAAGATCTCAGGAGATGCCCTTAAGGATCTTTACAAATCATTTGTGGCTGAATACCCAATTGTGTCCAttgaagatccatttgatcAAGATGACTGGGAACACTATGCCAAGCTAACCAGGGAAATTGGAGACAAAGTACAGATTGTGGGAGATGATCTCTTGGTCACTAACCCAAAG AGGGTTGAGAAGGCAATCAAGGAGAAAGCATGCAATGCGCTTCTTCTCAAG GTTAACCAAATTGGGTCTGTTACTGAGAGCATTGAAGCTGTGAAAATGTCCAAGCGTGCTGATTGGGGTGTCATGGCTAGCCATCGCAG TGGAGAGACAGAGGACACTTTCATTGCAGATCTCTCAGTGGGTTTGGCCACG GGTCAGATTAAGACAGGAGCTCCTTGCAGGTCAGAGCGTCTCGCAAAGTACAATCAG CTTCTGCGTATTGAAGAGGAGCTTGGATCAGAAGCAATCTATGCTGGACCCAACTTCCGCAGGCCTGTTGAGCCCTATTAG
- the LOC122088313 gene encoding histone chaperone ASF1B-like isoform X2 has protein sequence MSAVNITNVTVLDNPAAFLKPFQFEISYECLIPLKDDLEWKLIYVGSAEDETYDQLLESVFVGPVNVGNYRFVFQADTPDPSKIREEDIIGVTVLLLTCSYMGQEFIRVGYYVNNDYDDEQLREEPPPRVLIDRVRKNILADKPRVTKFPINFHPETNESSEPPPPPLHDHIDDDQDP, from the exons ATGAGTGCAGTCAATATTACAAATGTCACTGTTTTAGACAATCCTGCAGCATTTCTCAAACCTTTCCAGTTCGAGATTTCTTATGAGTGCTTGATTCCCCTCAAGGATG ATTTGGAATGGAAGCTCATTTATGTGGGGTCAGCTGAGGATGAGACCTATGACCAACTCCTAGAAAGTGTTTTTGTTGGGCCTGTTAATGTTGGCAACTACCGCTTCGTCTTTCAG GCAGACACTCCTGATCCTTCAAAGATCAGGGAGGAGGATATAATTGGTGTAACAGTTCTGCTGCTGACTTGTTCTTATATGGGACAGGAGTTTATCAGAGTAGGCTACTATGTGAATAATGACTATGATGATGAACAGCTTAGGGAGGAACCACCCCCAAGGGTGTTGATTGATCGGGTTCGGAAAAACATTTTGGCTGACAAACCCCGGGTTACCAAGTTCCCCATTAACTTCCATCCAGAAACCAATGAGAGCAGTGAACCACCACCGCCGCCTTTACATGATCATATTGATGATGATCAAGATCCTTAG
- the LOC122088313 gene encoding probable histone chaperone ASF1A isoform X1 produces the protein MQRSNCKTNYLNIRSVLWLYYKILNLDIFPYIHCHFNILLCCILCTDLEWKLIYVGSAEDETYDQLLESVFVGPVNVGNYRFVFQADTPDPSKIREEDIIGVTVLLLTCSYMGQEFIRVGYYVNNDYDDEQLREEPPPRVLIDRVRKNILADKPRVTKFPINFHPETNESSEPPPPPLHDHIDDDQDP, from the exons ATG CAAAGGTCAAACTGCAAAACAAATTATTTGAACATCCGGTCAGTTCTGTGGTTATATTATaagatcttgaatcttgacatCTTCCCCTACATCCATTGCCATTTTAACATTCTTCTCTGCTGCATCCTCTGTACAGATTTGGAATGGAAGCTCATTTATGTGGGGTCAGCTGAGGATGAGACCTATGACCAACTCCTAGAAAGTGTTTTTGTTGGGCCTGTTAATGTTGGCAACTACCGCTTCGTCTTTCAG GCAGACACTCCTGATCCTTCAAAGATCAGGGAGGAGGATATAATTGGTGTAACAGTTCTGCTGCTGACTTGTTCTTATATGGGACAGGAGTTTATCAGAGTAGGCTACTATGTGAATAATGACTATGATGATGAACAGCTTAGGGAGGAACCACCCCCAAGGGTGTTGATTGATCGGGTTCGGAAAAACATTTTGGCTGACAAACCCCGGGTTACCAAGTTCCCCATTAACTTCCATCCAGAAACCAATGAGAGCAGTGAACCACCACCGCCGCCTTTACATGATCATATTGATGATGATCAAGATCCTTAG
- the LOC122089799 gene encoding splicing factor U2af small subunit B-like isoform X1, with protein MAEHLASIFGTEKDRVNCPFYFKIGACRHGDRCSRLHTKPSISPTLLIANMYQRPDMITPGIDPQGQNIDPRKVQEHYEDFYEDLFEELNKYGEIESLNICDNLADHMVGNVYVQFREEEHAANALKNLNGRFYAGRPIMADFSPVTDFREATCRQYEENTCNRGGYCNFMHLKKISRELRRQLFGRYRRRRSRSRSRSPIRQRNYKEHPHGGRGHGRWHDDRDLNNFDDRGRRPRSRSPGQRRGRSPSPRGRRNRSPVREGSAERRAKIEQWNREREAAQSGKQNNGNIDPNNNESNAYSRGGRYIDQQQQEGYDY; from the exons ATGGCGGAGCACTTGGCGTCTATATTCGGGACGGAGAAGGATCGAGTGAATTGCCCGTTTTACTTCAAGATCGGTGCTTGCAGACATGGTGATAGGTGTTCTAGGCTCCACACTAAGCCTAGCATTAGTCCTACATTGCTTATTGCCAATATGTATCAAAGGCCTGATATGATCACTCCTGGAATCGATCCTCAGGGCCAGAACATAGATCCTCGCAAAGTCCAGGAGCACTACGAG GATTTCTACGAAGATCTATTTGAGGAGTTGAACAAATATGGAGAGATTGAAAGCTTGAATATTTGTGACAATCTGGCTGATCACATG GTGGGTAATGTATATGTTCAGTTTAGAGAGGAGGAGCATGCTGCAAATGCACTGAAGAACCTTAATGGAAGATTCTATGCAG GACGTCCAATTATGGCCGACTTTTCTCCTGTGACAGATTTCCGTGAAGCCACATGTAGGCAATATGAGGAGAACACATGCAATCGAGGTGGCTATTGCAATTTTATGCATCTGAAAAAGATTAGCAG GGAATTGAGACGGCAACTGTTTGGGAGGTATCGGCGGAGGCGCAGCCGCAGCCGCAGTCGAAGTCCAATCAGGCAACGTAATTATAAGGAGCATCCACATGGTGGCCGTGGTCATGGTAGATGGCATGATGACAGGGATCTCAATAACTTTGATGATCGAGGCAGGAGGCCCAGGAGCCGAAGCCCAGGACAAAGGAGGGGAAGAAGCCCGAGCCCCAGAGGGAGGAGGAATAGGAGTCCGGTCAGGGAAGGTAGTGCTGAAAGAAGGGCTAAAATTGAGCAGTGGAACAGGGAGAGGGAAGCGGCCCAATCTGGTAAGCAGAATAATGGCAATATTGATCCCAACAATAATGAGAGCAATGCCTACAGTCGTGGAGGCCGTTACATTGATCAGCAACAGCAAGAAGGATATGACTATTGA
- the LOC122089799 gene encoding splicing factor U2af small subunit B-like isoform X2 → MAEHLASIFGTEKDRVNCPFYFKIGACRHGDRCSRLHTKPSISPTLLIANMYQRPDMITPGIDPQGQNIDPRKVQEHYEDFYEDLFEELNKYGEIESLNICDNLADHMVGNVYVQFREEEHAANALKNLNGRFYADFREATCRQYEENTCNRGGYCNFMHLKKISRELRRQLFGRYRRRRSRSRSRSPIRQRNYKEHPHGGRGHGRWHDDRDLNNFDDRGRRPRSRSPGQRRGRSPSPRGRRNRSPVREGSAERRAKIEQWNREREAAQSGKQNNGNIDPNNNESNAYSRGGRYIDQQQQEGYDY, encoded by the exons ATGGCGGAGCACTTGGCGTCTATATTCGGGACGGAGAAGGATCGAGTGAATTGCCCGTTTTACTTCAAGATCGGTGCTTGCAGACATGGTGATAGGTGTTCTAGGCTCCACACTAAGCCTAGCATTAGTCCTACATTGCTTATTGCCAATATGTATCAAAGGCCTGATATGATCACTCCTGGAATCGATCCTCAGGGCCAGAACATAGATCCTCGCAAAGTCCAGGAGCACTACGAG GATTTCTACGAAGATCTATTTGAGGAGTTGAACAAATATGGAGAGATTGAAAGCTTGAATATTTGTGACAATCTGGCTGATCACATG GTGGGTAATGTATATGTTCAGTTTAGAGAGGAGGAGCATGCTGCAAATGCACTGAAGAACCTTAATGGAAGATTCTATGCAG ATTTCCGTGAAGCCACATGTAGGCAATATGAGGAGAACACATGCAATCGAGGTGGCTATTGCAATTTTATGCATCTGAAAAAGATTAGCAG GGAATTGAGACGGCAACTGTTTGGGAGGTATCGGCGGAGGCGCAGCCGCAGCCGCAGTCGAAGTCCAATCAGGCAACGTAATTATAAGGAGCATCCACATGGTGGCCGTGGTCATGGTAGATGGCATGATGACAGGGATCTCAATAACTTTGATGATCGAGGCAGGAGGCCCAGGAGCCGAAGCCCAGGACAAAGGAGGGGAAGAAGCCCGAGCCCCAGAGGGAGGAGGAATAGGAGTCCGGTCAGGGAAGGTAGTGCTGAAAGAAGGGCTAAAATTGAGCAGTGGAACAGGGAGAGGGAAGCGGCCCAATCTGGTAAGCAGAATAATGGCAATATTGATCCCAACAATAATGAGAGCAATGCCTACAGTCGTGGAGGCCGTTACATTGATCAGCAACAGCAAGAAGGATATGACTATTGA
- the LOC122089800 gene encoding LOB domain-containing protein 24-like, with translation MSHSTRCAACKSLRRRCPKDCILAPYFPSNDPQRFASVHKIFGAGNITKILQQLPVHQRAEAADCMSFEATSRIQDPVYGCVGILSQLQQQILITQRELEMTQAQLAFYSAKQQQQEEAQQEKPLMAQSPVQYCDGPSWFYPNQQDPFYLDQQHLLPPGFL, from the exons ATGTCTCATTCCACTCGTTGTGCAGCATGCAAATCACTAAGAAGGAGATGCCCAAAAGATTGCATTCTGGCCCCTTATTTCCCTTCAAACGATCCTCAAAGATTTGCTTCTGTTCATAAAATCTTTGGTGCTGGTAATATTACTAAGATTCTACAG CAACTCCCAGTTCATCAAAGAGCAGAGGCAGCAGATTGCATGTCATTTGAAGCAACTTCAAGGATTCAAGACCCAGTTTATGGTTGTGTTGGGATTCTCTCTCAATTACAGCAACAGATACTGATCACTCAACGTGAACTTGAAATGACACAAGCCCAACTTGCCTTCTACTCtgcaaaacaacaacaacaagaagaagcCCAACAAGAGAAACCATTAATGGCTCAATCCCCAGTTCAGTATTGTGATGGACCATCATGGTTCTATCCAAACCAGCAAGATCCCTTTTACTTGGATCAACAACACTTACTACCACCAGGCTTTCTTTAg